Proteins from one bacterium genomic window:
- a CDS encoding trypsin-like peptidase domain-containing protein, whose protein sequence is MKKLLGSALGILVLMLFLLPWVSTGIALTAEENISIEVYKRASPGVVHIRSTVVRYGFFFQPFPSQGTGSGVILDLEGNIITNSHVVQEARSMEVTLFDGSVFPAKLVSSLKDLDLALIRISAPREKLRPIPFGDSKALEVGQAVYAIGNPFGFQHTLTKGVISSLDRTLLTPEGKKLKGLLQTDAAINPGNSGGPLLDREGRLVGINTAILSPSGGSVGVGFAIPTAALEENLPTLVRHKRVRWPGILMALAGVSILLWLLARRRRRRPLW, encoded by the coding sequence ATGAAAAAACTGCTGGGTTCGGCTCTGGGGATACTGGTTTTGATGCTTTTTTTGCTCCCATGGGTTTCCACAGGCATTGCTCTTACTGCCGAGGAGAACATAAGCATAGAAGTCTACAAGAGAGCTTCCCCAGGGGTCGTGCATATTCGCTCCACGGTGGTGCGTTACGGCTTCTTTTTCCAGCCGTTTCCAAGCCAGGGCACTGGCTCCGGGGTCATTCTGGACCTGGAAGGAAACATCATCACCAATTCCCATGTGGTTCAAGAGGCCCGTTCCATGGAGGTTACCCTGTTTGATGGGAGTGTTTTCCCGGCCAAGTTGGTAAGCAGCCTCAAGGATCTGGATCTGGCCTTGATACGTATCAGTGCTCCCCGGGAAAAGCTCAGACCAATTCCCTTTGGGGATTCCAAGGCCCTTGAGGTCGGCCAGGCTGTATATGCCATAGGAAATCCCTTTGGATTTCAGCATACCTTGACCAAAGGAGTGATCTCCTCTCTGGACAGGACCCTCTTGACCCCCGAAGGCAAGAAACTCAAAGGTCTGCTTCAGACCGATGCCGCCATCAACCCTGGCAACTCGGGTGGCCCCTTGCTGGACAGAGAGGGGAGGCTGGTGGGCATAAATACGGCCATCTTGAGTCCATCGGGGGGGAGCGTGGGTGTGGGTTTTGCCATACCCACGGCAGCCCTTGAAGAAAACCTGCCAACTCTGGTGCGCCACAAGAGGGTAAGATGGCCGGGGATCCTCATGGCTCTGGCGGGCGTGAGCATTCTCTTGTGGCTCCTGGCACGCCGCAGGCGCAGGAGGCCCCTTTGGTAA
- a CDS encoding trypsin-like peptidase domain-containing protein, with translation MRKTPLEKLKSFGLGVVLLPLLCSQALCLTEDERNTISVYKKAAPGVVNITSTVLERDFFFRLVPREGAGSGAVIDSKGYILTNNHVIKDARRIEVTLADGSKWPGRLVGTDPENDLAVIRIEAPAERLRPIPLGSSQDLQVGQKVLAIGNPFGLGETLTTGIISSLGRSIRSEDGSFMEDLIQTDAAINPGNSGGPLLDSEGKIIGINTAIFTPSGGSVGIGFAIPVDTAKRIIPDLVEKGYVSHAWMGVSLFPMTPGLAKALDLPVSRGALVVEVMKGGPADKAGLRGGSKMVQLGNALLSVGGDIITAVDGQAVNSSEDLVRRIRKHKPGEQVRLKILREKKSEELTLTLGERPRGK, from the coding sequence ATGAGGAAGACTCCACTCGAAAAGCTCAAGAGCTTTGGTTTGGGGGTGGTCTTGTTACCCCTTTTGTGCTCTCAGGCCTTGTGCTTGACCGAGGATGAACGAAACACCATCTCGGTTTACAAGAAGGCGGCCCCGGGGGTGGTAAACATAACCAGCACTGTGTTGGAGAGGGACTTCTTCTTCAGGCTGGTTCCCAGGGAAGGGGCGGGTTCCGGAGCAGTAATTGACTCCAAAGGCTACATCCTGACCAACAACCATGTTATCAAGGATGCCAGGCGTATAGAGGTCACCTTGGCTGATGGGAGCAAATGGCCAGGAAGGCTGGTGGGCACAGATCCAGAAAACGACCTGGCCGTGATTCGCATAGAAGCGCCGGCTGAGAGGCTGAGGCCAATTCCCTTGGGCAGCTCTCAGGATCTCCAGGTGGGCCAGAAGGTCTTGGCCATAGGAAACCCCTTCGGCTTGGGTGAGACCCTCACCACTGGGATCATTTCCTCCTTGGGCCGCTCCATACGCTCCGAGGATGGTTCCTTCATGGAGGATCTGATTCAGACGGATGCGGCAATCAACCCGGGCAACTCGGGGGGGCCGCTTCTGGATTCAGAGGGAAAGATCATCGGAATTAACACGGCCATTTTCACCCCGTCCGGGGGCAGCGTGGGGATCGGCTTTGCCATTCCAGTGGACACTGCCAAGAGAATCATACCGGATCTGGTGGAAAAAGGTTACGTGTCCCACGCCTGGATGGGAGTGAGCCTTTTTCCAATGACCCCCGGTTTGGCCAAGGCCCTGGATCTGCCGGTGAGCAGGGGGGCCCTGGTGGTGGAGGTCATGAAAGGCGGGCCAGCGGACAAGGCAGGGCTCAGAGGTGGGAGCAAGATGGTTCAGCTGGGTAATGCCTTGCTGTCCGTAGGAGGCGATATTATCACGGCCGTAGACGGGCAAGCAGTTAACTCTTCCGAGGATCTGGTGCGAAGGATAAGAAAACACAAACCTGGGGAACAGGTGCGCCTCAAGATCCTGCGTGAAAAAAAGAGCGAGGAGTTGACCCTAACTCTTGGGGAAAGACCCAGGGGCAAATGA
- a CDS encoding DUF2892 domain-containing protein, producing MTVNEGLRMVAGSLILISVFLSLVWSQWWLLLTAFVGANLLQSAFTRWCLMMNFLRALGFKEG from the coding sequence ATGACCGTGAATGAAGGACTCAGAATGGTGGCCGGAAGCCTTATTCTCATATCGGTCTTCTTGAGCCTGGTTTGGAGTCAATGGTGGCTACTTCTCACGGCCTTTGTGGGGGCAAATCTGTTGCAGTCCGCTTTTACCAGATGGTGCCTCATGATGAATTTCTTGAGAGCTTTGGGCTTCAAGGAGGGCTGA